In Polyangium spumosum, the genomic stretch GATTTGCTCGCGCGTCAACGCATCATCCGGGAGCTCGGTTGCCCCGGCCTTCCAGCAGAGCCCGATCCGGACCTTCTTCCCGTCCCGCTCCTCCTCGCGCCAACCGCAGCGATAGGCGTCATATCCGGGAGGCGGAACACACGTTACGATGATCATCGTCCTTCCCTCCGGCCCTACGGGCGACACTTCGCGATGCTCTGCCAGACGGCCGGCGCGGCATTGCCCCGGCAGTCGACCCCCGCGAGGTATTGATTATTGACGAACGCGTACTCGCTCCCGTTCATGAGCGCCTGAAACCGCGGCTTTTGCCGTTCCTGCCAGATGATCGGCCGCATCAGTTGATTCTTGAGCATGGCGAGGAACCAGACCCCGGGGGAATCGCTCAGCTCATCGATCACGAGCACCTCGGCCGTCCACTGATTGATGTTGTCCTCCTGCGCGCCGCCGCGGGCGATCGTCTCGGCTTCCACGATCCGCTTCGCCGCGCCCTCCTTCTGCGGGCTCACGATCAGCGTATCCGGCTTGATCCCGATCCGCCGCCCGTTGACGTCGACGAGCGAGCGCATGTTCGCGCGGACGATCTCGTAATTCTCGGGCGTGAGAGCCATCCCCGATGGGTAATAATTCGCCTGGACGGGTGAATCGGGATCGTCTTGATCGACCGGATGCACCTCGGAAAAGACCGGCTGGCCATCGTAGACCACGAGGGACACCGGCCCGACGAGGGGATCGAGGTAGCTCGCTTGCTCCCCGTACAGAAGGATCGGCGCGATGCAGTCGTCGGGATGCTTTGCGGCCTGCTGCCCGAGCAGGCTCGCATAATCGCCATACATCCCGTATTTGTCGTCTTC encodes the following:
- a CDS encoding Mu-like prophage major head subunit gpT family protein, translated to MIITRSSLRAMFKGFQVLFKSGMGMAEPWGSKVARTLPSTGEEETYSWLTAIPGLRHWVGPRVVENLRSRSFTIKNKPFEKTLGVEREKIEDDKYGMYGDYASLLGQQAAKHPDDCIAPILLYGEQASYLDPLVGPVSLVVYDGQPVFSEVHPVDQDDPDSPVQANYYPSGMALTPENYEIVRANMRSLVDVNGRRIGIKPDTLIVSPQKEGAAKRIVEAETIARGGAQEDNINQWTAEVLVIDELSDSPGVWFLAMLKNQLMRPIIWQERQKPRFQALMNGSEYAFVNNQYLAGVDCRGNAAPAVWQSIAKCRP